A genomic segment from Rhizoctonia solani chromosome 11, complete sequence encodes:
- a CDS encoding Retrotransposable element Tf2 protein, whose amino-acid sequence MATRSRPPSQTRSPIDQGDLGPFLPSAAPVELGEVSLERVTRLLLGLLGQVERLEREVGEIKEAGIETRTNVKNISQAIDVVKDGLRSLQLHGPRTPEDTKPPAVEATPRPLSKVNPIGSTSWGPFRPEPPKGLPTFAQPAPVQAIPPQVPSPPPSPRLQSPIGTAAPPPPAPVAAYPAPVKVDHPNAYTGKIGSKAKQWLTWMLAWTRLNSQMFPTDQEVLSFLLMNMKDTAGAWAHPHLDQLGSHQAIIQTVEGFKMEFLAAFGDPDATRAAERKITTLTQSGTCADYITKFRTLAMELDWNDAALRGQFARGLHWEVSRQIATRKHRPCTLLELQNAALVIDNALRKERASHPPRDNKSSKSSNPARGTKLSNDPNFVLEEERNCRRAAGACIKCGKMGHKFAECCTGWKATPIEEKGKAKETAKIGKDSKYQLGKERYLLIYAPRTAESLRLPLIDLPSPRTVTMLDGSSPQAGKIWKKAKLTFSFDGKQMTETFLIYAHNPEIDWNLRTLSFPHAPPEHVVIAKEEEADQNPLEGVPPEYHQYAKVFGEEEFNKLPPHRHYDIGIELTEEGLLNSPLYSMTNAESATLKDWLRDELKAGKYAPAMVDYRRLNNRTKKNVYPLPRPNDLMAQLRGAKVFTKLDLRWGYNNVRVKEGDEWKMAFRTKYGLYESLVMTFGLTNAPAAFQHFMNELFKDLLDNDASHTQHVHEVLRRLLENQLFCKASKCIFHVTSMEYLGIIVSDKGFSLDKLKIQAVQEWPTPTKVKEVQSFLGFANFLRRFVANFSHMARPLHNLVKKDTPWKWGTREQEAFQGLKEAITNAPVLCHANPAKPYFLETDASGAALGSILSQRQEDGCLHPLGFLSESFKGAEQNYDTHDKELLAIICSFEYWRIFLEGTLHPVTVFTDHRNLEYWKESRTFNRRHARWHLLLAGYNFHIVYRPGKQSSKPDALSRRSDHADVPPAPQTMLPDPVFANVALVTPEKELQRQIEASLDQDESLEEILQFLQNESKAPPSIKQAFKDYQMEAGLLFYQGRIVVPDPTSGHPGRQRTLELISRNYYWPGIHADTYWHVDSCKTCQRIRKPKYASIPPQPLELPTRPWQHVSYNMIVDLPKDGSNDSILVIVDSFTKYVILVECSKKLKAPKLADLFLRHIWKRFGMPEKTVSDREGLGIDPHFSLAYHPQSNGQTEQVNPTVEHFLRAYSGVNQKDWVKWLPMAEFAYNNAVHSSTGKSPFKALYGWEPSLTPSSIPTDVPEADSLATQMEAQWREIEAALRQSKTRMVAGEIGEPLKFEVGEEAWLDAKNVKLKTLSPKLTKQRLGPFKVTERISNRAYRLELPPTMRIHDVFYVGLLSKVKRDKKRNFENRPPPVTVDGEKNTRLKGSQTWKKGTGSGFSGLNGKAMGQRKIPGNQEKT is encoded by the exons atggcaacccgctcccggccgcCCTCTCAAACCCGCTCCCCTATCGATCAAGGGGacctgggacccttccttccgtCAGCCGCCCCTGTCGAGCTTGGGGAAGTATCCCTCGAGCGCGTCacacgcctcctccttggcctccttggccaagtcgaACGCCTTGAACGGGAAGTCGGGGAAATCAAAGAAGCAGGGATCGAGACCCGCACCAACGTCAAAAACATATCCCAAGCCatcgatgttgtcaaggatgggcttagaagcctccagctccacgGGCCCCGGACCCCTGAAGACACCAAGCCCCCGgccgtggaagcaacgccacgccccctatcAAAAGTCAACCCTATTGGATCGACTAGTTGGGGTCCATTCCGCCCCGAACCGCCCAAGGGGCTCCCtacctttgcccagcccGCTCCTGTACAAGCAATacccccgcaagtcccatctccccctccatctccgcgtctccaatccccgatCGGGACAGccgcccctccacctccggctccagtcgccGCCTATCCtgctccggtcaaggttgaccaccccaacgcctacacaggcaaaatagggagcaaagcaaagcaaTGGCTGACTTGGATGCTAGCCTGGACCCGTCTCAACTCCCAAATGTTCCCCACTGATCAAGAGGTTTTatccttcctcttgatgaacatgaaggacactgctggggcctgggcccacccgCACCTCGACCAGCTCGGCTCGCACCAGGCCATTATTCAGACGGTTGAAGGGTTCAAAATGGAGTTTCTGGCGGCATTTGGTGACCCTGACGCtacaagggccgccgagcggaagattaccaccctcacccagtccggcacatgcgcggactacatcacaaagttcaggaccctagcaatggaactggactggaacgacgcggcccttcgaggccagtttgcccgcggcctccactgggaggtcagccgccagaTTGCCACCCGCAAGCACCGACCCtgcaccctccttgagctgcaaaacgcagcacttgtcattgacaacgctctccgcaaagagcgcgctagccacccaccaagggacaataagtctagcaaatcatccaaccctgcaagggggacaa AACTCTCCAATgatcccaactttgtattggaagaggaacgcaattgccgccgcgccgcaggcgcctgtATCAAATGCGGTAAAATGGGTCATAAATTTGCAGAATGCtgcacgggctggaaagccacccctattgaagaaaaggggaaggccaaggaaaccgccaagattggcaaagactccaagtaccagttgggaaaaga gcgctaCCTCCTCATTTATGCACCCCgtaccgcggaatcactccgcctcccacttatagatctcccttcaccccgcaccgtcactatgctcgatgggtcaagcccccaggctggcaaaatctggaagaaagCTAAACtcaccttctcctttgatggcaaacaaatgactgagaccttcctaatct acgcccacaacccggagattgattggaacctACGTACCCTGTCCTTCCCCCatgcaccaccagaacatgtggtcattgccaaagaagaggaagctgatcaaaacccccttgaaggagtacccccggaataccaccaatatgccaaagtatttggggaagaagaattcaataagcttccacCCCACAGGCACTATGACATTGGAATAGAGCTCACGGAAGAGGGCCTGCTTAACTCGCCCCTCTACAGTATGACCAACGCCGAATCTGctacactcaaggattggctcagggacgaacTTAAGGCAGGCAAATACGCCCCAGCAA TGGTAGACTACCGTCgcctcaataaccggacaaaaaagaacgtGTACCCATTACCCCGTCCcaatgacctcatggcccagctccgcggcgccaaggtattCACCAAACTGGACTTACgatggggttataacaatgTCCGGGTCAAGGAAGGCGACGAGTGGAAAATGGCTTTtcgcaccaagtacggcctatacgaatccctggtaatgacttttgggttaacaaacgcccctgccgcttttcaacacttcatgaatgaattATTCAAGGACttgctggat AATGATGCATCCCACACTCAGCACGTCCATGAAGTTTTACGGCGCCTATTGgaaaaccaactgttctgtaaGGCCTCAAAATGCATATTCCACGTCACTTCcatggaatacctgggaatcattgtgtcggataagggtttcagtctggataagctcaaaatccaggcagtccaagaatggcccacgcccaccaaggttaaggaagtacaatccttcctgggctttgccaacttcctccgccgttttgttgccaactttagccacatggctaggccattACATAATTTGGTAAAGAAGGACACGCCATGGAAATGGGGCACCcgggaacaagaagcttttCAAGGACTTAAGGAGGCCATCACAAACGCTCCCGTACTTTGCCATGCCAACCCTGCCAAGCCTTACTTTCTAGAAACGGATGCTTCCGGAGCAGCACTGGGTTCCATATTGagccaacgccaggaagacgGTTGCCTACACCCCCTGGgattcctgtcagaatcattcaaaggcgCGGAACaaaactatgacacacatgacaaggaattgCTAGCAATCATTTgctcctttgaatactggcgtatcttcttagAAGGAACCCTACACCCTGTCACCGTGTTCACTGATCACCGCAACTtagaatattggaaggagtcccgtACGTTCAACCGCCgccatgccagatggcacctGCTACTAGCCGGATATAACTTTCATATTGTGTACCGCCCAGGCAAACAGTCCagcaaaccagatgccctgtcACGCCGATCAGATCACGCCGACGTCCCACCTGCGCCACAGACCATGCTACCGGACccagtatttgccaacgtcgCCCTAGTCACACCAGAAAAAGAGTTGCAACGCCAAATTGAAGCATCTCTAGATCAGGATGAGTCCTTGGAGGAAATACTCCAGTTCCTACAGAACGAGTCAAAAGCCCCACCTTCCATTAAACAAGCCTTCAAAGATTACCAAATGGAGGCAGGCCTACTCTTCTATCAAGGACGCATTGTGGTTCCAGAT CCCACTAGCGGGCACCCAGGGAGACAACGCACCTTGGAACTAATCTCCaggaattactactggcctgggaTCCACGCGGACACGTATTGGCATGTCGACTCTTGCAAAACAtgtcaacggatcaggaagcccaagtatgCATCCATCCCACCTCAACCCCTGGAACTGCCAACGCgcccctggcaacacgtgtcTTACAATATGATAGTGGACTTGCCTAAAGACGGAAGTAATGACTCTATCTtagtcattgtagatagcttcaccaaatacgTCATCCTGGTGGAATGCTCTAAGAAACTAAAGGCACCCAAACTAGCGGACCTGTTCCTACGTCACATATGGAAACGTTTTGGCATGCCGGAGaaaacagtctcagaccGGGAAGG actaggaatagaccctcacttctccttggcctaccacccccaaAGCAATGGCCAAACGGAGCAAGTAAACCCCACAGTCGAACATTTCCTACGGGCGTACTCAGGGGTCAATcagaaagactgggtcaaatggttaccaatggcggagtttgcctacaacaacgccgttCATAgttcaacaggcaaatcccccttTAAGGCACTATACGGCTGGGAACCTTCCTTGACTCCAAGTAGCATCccaacagacgtccctgaggcagacaGCCTAGCAACccagatggaagcacaatggcgggaaatagaggcagcactccggcaatcaaagacacgcatggtgGCCGGAGAAATAGGGGAACCACTTAAGTTTGAAGttggagaagaggcctggctggacgccaagaacgtAAAGCTAAAGACCCTCAGTCCAAAGCTGACCAAACAgcgcctaggccccttcaaagtaaCCGAGAGAATCTCCAACAGGGCATACCGCTTGGAACTTCCACCcacaatgagaatccacgATGTTTTCTACGTGGGTCttctgtcaaaagtcaaaagggacaaaaagcgcaacTTCGAGAACCGGCCACCAcctgtcaccgtggatggagagaagaatacgaggttgaagggatcacagacatggaagaaaggaacgggaagtggtttttcagggttaaatggaaaggctatgggtcagaggaaaatacctgggaaccaagagaaaacctaa